The following coding sequences lie in one Arachis hypogaea cultivar Tifrunner chromosome 9, arahy.Tifrunner.gnm2.J5K5, whole genome shotgun sequence genomic window:
- the LOC112712539 gene encoding subtilisin-like protease SBT3.17 — protein sequence MADSAAVHIVYTEQPHGEEPEAFHIRTLSAVLGSEEAAKDALLYSYKSAASGFSAKLTPSQVAQLSKQPGVLQIVPSRRLQLHGGPNMDE from the exons ATGGCGGATTCTGCGGCGGTTCACATAGTGTACACGGAGCAGCCCCACGGTGAGGAACCTGAGGCCTTCCACATCCGAACCCTCTCCGCCGTCCTCGGCAG TGAGGAGGCTGCAAAGGACGCTTTGTTGTATAGTTACAAGTCAGCTGCTAGTGGCTTTTCTGCTAAGCTTACTCCTTCTCAAGTTGCTCAACTTTCAA AGCAACCGGGTGTTCTTCAAATTGTTCCTAGCAGGAGACTTCAGCTCCATGGTGGACCCAACatggatgaataa
- the LOC112712540 gene encoding calcium-dependent protein kinase 11 yields the protein MQKHNNPAAKPCSKGSNTVLPHQTPRLRDHYLLGKKLGQGQFGTTYLCTQKSTGKLYACKSIPKRKLLCQEDYEDVWREIQIMHHLSEHPNVVQIQGTYEDSVFVHIVMELCAGGELFDRIIQKGHYSEREAVKLIKTIVGVVEACHSLGVMHRDLKPENFLFDTPNEDAKMKATDFGLSVFYKPGQSFHDVVGSPYYVAPEVLCKQYGPEVDVWSAGVILYILLSGVPPFWAETESGIFKQILHGELDFVSEPWPSISEGAQDLVKRMLDRDAKKRITAHEVLCHPWIADEENAPDKPLDSAVLTRLKHFSAMNKLKKMALRVIAERLSEEEIGGLKELFKMIDTDNSGTITFEELKDGLKGVGSNLMESEIKSLMEAADIDNSGTIDYGEFLAATLHLNKMEREENLVAAFAYFDKDGSGYITIDELQQACKDFGLGEVHLDEMIQEIDQDNDGRIDYGEFVAMMKKGDPDMGRSRTLKGNLNFNIADAFAVKE from the exons ATGCAGAAGCATAATAATCCTGCAGCAAAACCATGTTCAAAAGGCAGTAACACTGTGCTGCCACATCAAACCCCAAGATTAAGGGACCACTACCTCCTTGGGAAGAAGCTTGGTCAGGGGCAATTTGGTACAACATATCTCTGCACACAGAAATCCACAGGGAAGCTCTATGCCTGCAAATCAATCCCAAAGAGGAAGCTTCTTTGCCAAGAAGACTATGAAGATGTGTGGAGGGAGATTCAGATCATGCACCATTTGTCAGAGCATCCAAATGTGGTGCAGATTCAAGGCACCTATGAGGATTCTGTGTTTGTGCACATTGTCATGGAGCTTTGTGCAGGGGGTGAGCTCTTTGATAGGATCATACAGAAGGGGCATTACAGTGAGAGAGAGGCTGTGAAGTTGATAAAGAccattgttggtgttgttgaggCTTGTCACTCTCTTGGTGTCATGCATAGGGACCTCAAGCCTGAGAATTTTCTCTTTGATACGCCTAATGAAGATGCTAAGATGAAGGCCACTGATTTTGGCCTCTCTGTCTTCTACAAGCCAG GACAGTCTTTCCATGATGTAGTTGGAAGTCCCTATTATGTTGCCCCTGAGGTGTTGTGCAAGCAATATGGACCCGAAGTGGATGTATGGAGTGCTGGTGTTATCCTTTACATCTTATTGAGTGGAGTTCCACCTTTCTGGGCCG AAACCGAGTCTGGAATTTTTAAACAGATTTTACATGGGGAACTGGATTTTGTATCTGAACCGTGGCCAAGTATCTCAGAAGGTGCTCAAGATTTGGTAAAAAGGATGCTGGATAGGGACGCCAAGAAAAGAATTACGGCTCATGAAGTCTTAT GCCATCCTTGGATTGCTGATGAGGAAAATGCACCTGACAAACCTTTGGATTCCGCTGTTTTGACACGGCTGAAGCATTTCTCAGCAATGAATAAACTTAAGAAGATGGCACTGCGT GTCATAGCTGAAAGACTTTCCGAGGAAGAAATAGGTGGGTTGAAGGAGCTATTTAAAATGATTGACACGGACAACAGTGGGACAATAACATTTGAGGAACTCAAGGATGGTTTGAAAGGTGTTGGCTCCAATCTCATGGAATCTGAAATTAAATCCCTCATGGAAGCG GCTGACATAGACAACAGCGGAACAATAGATTACGGCGAATTTCTTGCTGCTACACTGCACTTGAATAAGATGGAAAGAGAGGAGAATTTGGTCGCGGCCTTCGCCTACTTCGATAAAGATGGTAGTGGTTACATTACCATTGATGAGCTTCAACAGGCTTGTAAAGACTTCGGCCTAGGCGAGGTACATCTCGACGAAATGATCCAAGAGATTGATCAAGACAAT GATGGGAGAATTGATTATGGGGAGTTTGTAGCTATGATGAAAAAGGGTGATCCAGATATGGGGAGGAGCAGAACCCTGAAAGGCAATTTGAACTTCAATATTGCAGATGCATTTGCAGTGAAAGAATAG
- the LOC112712543 gene encoding large ribosomal subunit protein bL21c yields MASAAASLSTICTSFTTHCAISNHSPKTPFSQSTFFPFSRTHSLSLSFQPTLSPRLPLLPPKSSDTAQALSDPQPATQLVQSPPLQPPSWEPGLFAVVMVGGRQYIVHPGRWITVQRLKGAKVNDKIALHRVLLVGTDTSCYIGRPVVTNAVVYATVEEQGLDDKVIVFKYKKKKKYRRTIGHRQPNTRIRINSIMGYENYPKVTMDDIKDEDKES; encoded by the exons atGGCTTCTGCAGCTGCATCTCTTTCTACAATCTGTACTTCCTTCACAACCCATTGCGCAATTTCCAACCATAGCCCCAAAACCCCATTCTCTCAATCCACTTTCTTCCCATTCTCTCGTActcactctctttctctctccttccaACCCACTCTCTCTCCTCGCTTACCCCTCCTCCCTCCCAAATCCTCTGACACTGCCCAAGCTCTCTCCGACCCTCAACCAGCAACGCAGCTTGTTCAGTCCCCACCGCTTCAGCCTCCGTCTTGGGAGCCTGGTCTCTTCGCTGTCGTCATG GTTGGTGGGCGCCAATATATTGTTCACCCTGGTCGTTGGATAACTGTTCAGAGGCTGAAAGGTGCTAAGGTTAATGACAAG ATTGCTTTACATAGGGTTTTGCTGGTTGGCACTGATACATCTTGCTACATTGGAAGACCAGTTGTGACAAATGCTGTGGTATATGCAACAGTGGAAGAGCAG GGTTTAGATGACAAAGTAATTGTCTTCaaatataaaaagaagaagaagtaccgCAGAACCATTGGACACAGACAG CCAAATACACGCATAAGGATAAATAGCATTATGGGCTATGAGAACTACCCAAAAGTTACTATGGACGATATCAAGGACGAGGATAAGGAGTCATGA
- the LOC112712541 gene encoding uncharacterized membrane protein At4g09580, which translates to MPAPRSVTAVDTGRLLLRDLENNGEDDSPAAKKPKSEKFPLNTCEFAAAVAVFFLFATGLFCIYLTMPASEFGRIKLPRTLSDLRLLKENLSAYASNHPAPFILGYCSTYIFMQTFMIPGTIFMSLLAGALFGVVRGILLVVFNATAGASSCFFLSKLIGRPLVSWLWPEKLRFFQAEIAKRRDRLLNYMLFLRITPTLPNLFINLASPIVDVPFHIFFLATLIGLIPASYITVRAGLALGDLKSLKDLYDFKTFSVLFLIGFVAICPTLLKRKRVYE; encoded by the exons ATGCCGGCGCCGCGGAGCGTCACGGCGGTCGATACCGGTAGGTTGCTCCTCAGGGACCTCGAGAACAATGGCGAGGACGACTCCCCCGCCGCCAAGAAGCCCAAATCGGAGAAGTTCCCTCTCAACACCTGCGAATTCGCCGCCGCCGTCGCCGTATTCTTCCTCTTTGCCACCGGCCTTTTCTGCATCTACCTCACCATGCCCGCCTCCGAGTTCGGCCGCATCAAGCTCCCACGCACCCTCTCCGATCTTCGCCTCCTCAA AGAGAATCTTTCAGCATATGCGAGTAACCACCCTGCCCCGTTCATTCTTGGTTACTGCTCAACCTACATCTTCATGCAGACCTTCATGATTCCCGGGACCATCTTCATGTCTCTTTTGGCTGGGGCGCTCTTCGGCGTTGTTCGGGGAATCCTTCTTGTTGTTTTCAATGCCACTGCCGGTGCTTCCTCTTGCTTCTTCTTGTCTAAATTAATCGGACGCCCTTTGGTTTCTTGGTTGTGGCCTGAGAAGTTAAGGTTTTTCCAAGCTGAG ATAGCAAAGCGTAGGGATAGGTTGCTGAATTACATGCTTTTTCTGAGGATAACACCAACTTTGCCAAATCTTTTCATCAATTTGGCATCTCCCATTGTTGATGTACCATTTCATATATTCTTTTTGGCAACATTGATCGGTCTTATTCCGGCGTCGTATATTACTGTCAGA GCTGGTCTTGCTCTTGGGGATCTAAAGTCATTGAAGGATCTATATGATTTCAAGACATTCTCAGTTCTATTCCTCATTGGTTTTGTTGCCATATGTCCTACACTTTTGAAGAGGAAGCGAGTGTATGAATGA
- the LOC112712544 gene encoding NAC domain-containing protein 30 isoform X1 — translation MTLTQIPERATMDMESCVPPGFRFHPTEEELVGYYLKRKINSLKIDLDVIVEIDLYKMEPWDIQDRCKLGYEEQNEWYFFSHKDKKYPTGTRTNRATAAGFWKATGRDKAVMSKNRIIGMRKTLVFYKGRAPNGRKTDWIMHEYRHQTSEHGPPQEEGWVVCRAFRKPSPSHQRQLGFDPWCSNHHHQAHYFRDQSSYGGRPLSITDLLTSETHLLNHPTEGTNFSHSFGSDHHHHHQEQEFVISNNHQQLIELPQLDSPTTTSFAVKESSSINNNNEEYCSDDRNNNNNNIDWKSLDNLFADTSNYFSSNPNMSQFMTINHHLGCFPGS, via the exons ATGACACTAACACAAATTCCT GAGAGAGCAACAATGGATATGGAATCATGTGTGCCTCCAGGATTTAGATTTCACCCAACAGAAGAAGAACTTGTGGGGTATTACCTCAAGAGGAAAATTAACTCCCTCAAAATTGATCTAGATGTTATAGTTGAGATCGATCTCTACAAAATGGAACCATGGGACATACAAG ATAGATGCAAGCTAGGATATGAGGAACAAAATGAGTGGTACTTTTTCAGCCACAAAGACAAGAAGTATCCAACAGGAACAAGAACAAACAGAGCCACTGCTGCTGGATTCTGGAAAGCAACTGGGAGAGACAAGGCTGTTATGTCCAAGAACAGGATCATTGGTATGAGGAAGACTTTGGTCTTCTACAAAGGACGTGCCCCTAATGGCCGCAAAACTGATTGGATTATGCACGAATATCGCCATCAAACCTCTGAACATGGCCCTCCTCAG GAAGAAGGATGGGTTGTGTGTAGAGCATTTCGAAAACCAAGTCCAAGTCATCAAAGGCAATTAGGGTTTGATCCATGGTGTagtaatcatcatcatcaagcaCATTATTTCAGAGATCAAAGTAGCTATGGTGGAAGGCCCTTATCAATCACAGATCTTCTAACTTCAGAAACTCATCTTCTGAATCACCCTACTGAAGGTACAAATTTTAGTCATTCCTTCGGTtcagatcatcatcatcatcatcaagaacaaGAGTTTGTAATATCAAATAATCATCAACAACTCATTGAGCTTCCACAGCTAGATAGCCCAACAACAACAAGTTTTGCAGTCAAAGAATCATCATCCATTAATAATAACAATGAAGAGTATTGCAGTGATGacaggaacaacaacaacaacaacattgaTTGGAAAAGCTTGGATAACCTGTTTGCTGATACTTCTAATTACTTCTCATCAAATCCAAACATGTCCCAATTCATGACCATCAATCATCATCTAGGTTGTTTCCCTGGTTCataa
- the LOC112712544 gene encoding NAC domain-containing protein 30 isoform X2: protein MTLTQIPERATMDMESCVPPGFRFHPTEEELVGYYLKRKINSLKIDLDVIVEIDLYKMEPWDIQDRCKLGYEEQNEWYFFSHKDKKYPTGTRTNRATAAGFWKATGRDKAVMSKNRIIGMRKTLVFYKGRAPNGRKTDWIMHEYRHQTSEHGPPQAKGWVVCRAFRKPSPSHQRQLGFDPWCSNHHHQAHYFRDQSSYGGRPLSITDLLTSETHLLNHPTEGTNFSHSFGSDHHHHHQEQEFVISNNHQQLIELPQLDSPTTTSFAVKESSSINNNNEEYCSDDRNNNNNNIDWKSLDNLFADTSNYFSSNPNMSQFMTINHHLGCFPGS, encoded by the exons ATGACACTAACACAAATTCCT GAGAGAGCAACAATGGATATGGAATCATGTGTGCCTCCAGGATTTAGATTTCACCCAACAGAAGAAGAACTTGTGGGGTATTACCTCAAGAGGAAAATTAACTCCCTCAAAATTGATCTAGATGTTATAGTTGAGATCGATCTCTACAAAATGGAACCATGGGACATACAAG ATAGATGCAAGCTAGGATATGAGGAACAAAATGAGTGGTACTTTTTCAGCCACAAAGACAAGAAGTATCCAACAGGAACAAGAACAAACAGAGCCACTGCTGCTGGATTCTGGAAAGCAACTGGGAGAGACAAGGCTGTTATGTCCAAGAACAGGATCATTGGTATGAGGAAGACTTTGGTCTTCTACAAAGGACGTGCCCCTAATGGCCGCAAAACTGATTGGATTATGCACGAATATCGCCATCAAACCTCTGAACATGGCCCTCCTCAGGCAA AAGGATGGGTTGTGTGTAGAGCATTTCGAAAACCAAGTCCAAGTCATCAAAGGCAATTAGGGTTTGATCCATGGTGTagtaatcatcatcatcaagcaCATTATTTCAGAGATCAAAGTAGCTATGGTGGAAGGCCCTTATCAATCACAGATCTTCTAACTTCAGAAACTCATCTTCTGAATCACCCTACTGAAGGTACAAATTTTAGTCATTCCTTCGGTtcagatcatcatcatcatcatcaagaacaaGAGTTTGTAATATCAAATAATCATCAACAACTCATTGAGCTTCCACAGCTAGATAGCCCAACAACAACAAGTTTTGCAGTCAAAGAATCATCATCCATTAATAATAACAATGAAGAGTATTGCAGTGATGacaggaacaacaacaacaacaacattgaTTGGAAAAGCTTGGATAACCTGTTTGCTGATACTTCTAATTACTTCTCATCAAATCCAAACATGTCCCAATTCATGACCATCAATCATCATCTAGGTTGTTTCCCTGGTTCataa